A section of the Festucalex cinctus isolate MCC-2025b chromosome 9, RoL_Fcin_1.0, whole genome shotgun sequence genome encodes:
- the tspan6 gene encoding tetraspanin-6 yields the protein MSPPSRRLQTKPVITCLKTFLISYSLIFWFTGMILLAVGVWGKVNLEAYIALASDETTNAPYVLIGTGAAIIIFGLFGCFATCRGSPWMLKLYAMFLTVVFLAELVAGISGFIFRHEIKAKLGIAYKNAVKSYNSTESSRTAVDAIQRTLQCCGVKNYTDWADTDYFKEQGIPASCCKVNTNCPPETLKDLDKAQNEVYNTGCFSLVTNVMESNLGIIAGISFGIAFFQLIGIFLACCLSRYITNNQYEMV from the exons ATGTCGCCGCCGTCACGTCGGCTTCAGACGAAGCCGGTCATCACCTGCCTGAAGACTTTCCTCATCTCCTACAGTCTCATTTTCTGG TTCACAGGCATGATCCTTCTGGCGGTGGGCGTGTGGGGGAAGGTCAACCTGGAGGCGTACATCGCGCTGGCGTCCGATGAGACCACAAACGCGCCTTACGTCCTCATCGGCACCGGCGCCGCCATCATCATTTTCGGGCTTTTCGGCTGCTTCGCCACATGCCGCGGCAGCCCGTGGATGCTCAAACTG TACGCCATGTTCTTGACTGTGGTGTTCCTGGCCGAGCTGGTGGCCGGAATATCGGGCTTCATCTTCAGGCACGAG ATAAAGGCAAAATTAGGCATCGCGTACAAAAATGCAGTCAAGTCCTACAACAGCACCGAGAGCAGCAGAACTGCGGTGGACGCCATCCAGAGGACT TTGCAATGCTGCGGCGTGAAAAACTACACGGACTGGGCCGACACGGACTACTTCAAAGAGCAgggcatccccgccagttgctGCAAAGTCAACACCAACTGCCCCCCGGAGACCCTCAAGGATCTGGACAAGGCCCAGAATGAAGTGTACAACACC GGTTGCTTCTCACTGGTGACTAACGTGATGGAGTCCAACCTGGGCATCATTGCTGGGATCTCCTTCGGAATTGCCTTCTTCCAG CTCATTGGGATTTTCCTGGCCTGCTGCTTGTCTCGATACATAACCAACAACCAGTACGAGATGGTGTAA
- the mid1ip1l gene encoding mid1-interacting protein 1-like: protein MMQINSDSATNKHSLINVMHRFIAAANNMDETIMVPSLLRDMPLEEQAASQTEANNNNNILDEDDDVQCPSKQQRDMYGHYLLLKSIKNDMEWGLLKREMSAGAGFLEMAVKQEEQQQKPITGAPPLDDNSDLERQFHFHLRGLFGVLSKLTMQADHLTNRYKREIGGGNFMR from the coding sequence ATGATGCAGATCAACAGCGACTCGGCCACCAACAAGCACTCCCTCATTAACGTCATGCACCGCTTCATCGCGGCGGCCAACAACATGGACGAGACCATCATGGTGCCGAGCCTGCTGCGAGACATGCCCCTGGAGGAGCAGGCGGCCAGCCAGACGGAagccaacaacaataacaacatccTGGACGAGGACGACGATGTGCAATGTCCCAGCAAGCAGCAGAGAGACATGTACGGGCACTACCTGCTCCTCAAATCCATCAAGAACGACATGGAGTGGGGTCTGCTGAAGCGGGAGATGAGCGCCGGCGCCGGCTTCCTGGAGATGGCCGTGAAGCAGGAGGAGCAACAGCAGAAGCCCATCACGGGGGCGCCCCCCCTGGACGACAACTCGGACCTGGAGCGACAATTTCACTTTCACCTGCGCGGACTCTTCGGGGTTCTGTCCAAGCTCACCATGCAGGCGGACCACCTGACCAACAGGTACAAGCGAGAGATCGGAGGCGGAAACTTTATGAGATAG